The Methanocalculus natronophilus genome contains the following window.
GAAGAGAAGTCCCCAGAATGTTATCAGTGAGATGAAACATATCAGGGAGACACTTGGCATCCCGATGTTTGCATTCATGGACGATACCTTCACCCTGGTACCGGGGTGGGTTGAAACCTTCTGCAGGCTGCTCATAGAAGAGGATATGGATATCGAATGGGGATGTACGGCACGGGCAGACAGAATCGATGCCAACCTGATCGGGCTGATGAAGCAGGCAGGGTGCGAGACCCTCTTCATCGGAGTGGAGTCCGGAAACCAGGACATCCTGGACAGAATCAGGAAAGGCACACGGGTTGATGATATACGAGCCATATTCCGGGCTGCCCGCATGTACGGCATGCGAACGATCGCATCAGTTGCAATCGGTCTGCCCGGCGAGACAAAAGAGACAGTAAAGAAAAGCATCGCATTTGTGAAGCAGTTACAGGCAAGCTACGCCCTCTTCTCTGTTGCCACCCCATACCCCGGTACAGAGTTCTATGCAGCCATGAAAGAGCGTGGAGCGCTGCCTCAGAACTGGACACGGTTCGATCTCTTCCAGCCGATAGTGGAGACGATGAACCTGACGATTGATGAGATACGGGATCTCCAGGCAGGAGCCTACCGGGAGTTTTACCTCCGGCCAATCTATATTCTGAAGACCCTTGCAAAGGAAGGCCGTCCCTTCTTCCATGCAATGAGAATGCTGGTATCCCCATGAAACAAATCCAGATTCATCCTGATGTATTGTCCCGGTTTCCCGGTATTGGTGTTGTGGAAGGAGTGGTTACGCCTCTTGCCATCACCCGGATAAACCCGGACCTTGAGAGGCAGAAAGAGACTATAGCCGGAGAAATCAAGGCCCGCTACACCCTTGACACTGTCAGGGATGTCTCCATCTTCCGTGCGTACCGCGACTTCTTCTGGAGTGTCGGGGTTGATCCCACAAAGACCCGGCCCGCATCCGAGGCACTGGTGCGGAGGATACTGGCAGACAAACCTCTCCCGACGATAAATACCGCAGTTGATGCCTACAACCTGGCATCTGCAGAAACAGGGATACCGCTCGCCGCTTTTGATGCCGCAACCCTGCAGAACGGGATTTGTATGAGATTTGCACGCAACAGCGAAGAGTTCCTGGGCATCGGGATGAAGAGCCCGATCATCCTGCATGAGAACCAGGTTGTCCTGACAGACGGAGAAGGCAGCAGTCCGCATTATGAGATGAGCAGGAAGCCCGGTTCAAAGGAGGTATCTGATGAACCAATCATTGCAGTCTATCCTTTTCGGGACTCAGATGCAACAAAGATCACAACAGCCACAACCACAATTTACCTGGTTGCGTGCGGAATTCCGGGTATTGCCCCCGAAATGGTAGAGCAGGCATATGATCTCGCTCTTGGATACCTCACACGCTATGCAGGTGCAGAAGATACCAGGAACACAATCCCAACACGGGTGAAAGACCAGCAGTGACCCTGCTGTCAAAACTCACTACAGCCTGGAACAGATCCTGGAATAACCAGGTTAACAGATAAAACCAGGAAAACCCCTGAGAAAAGTGCCGGAAGAATCCTGCCAGGCAGAGGATGAAAGCCAGGGACAGACAAATCCGTCCCGGTGGCGATCACCCCGGCCACTCCAGCAAAGTTACAGTTGTAACTATGAAGATAAATGAGCTGATATGCTCATATGAAAAGATATGATGTTCTTCGTCTCTTCTCTACGCGGCGAGATCAATATCTTCTGCTTTGATCGTCTTTCTGCCTGCGTGAACGGCGTACTGGTTCGCCTTCCTGGTGAGATCAGCAATGTATGCTTCTGCTTTTGCAACAAGAGCTTCTGCTGCATCATTGCCGACACGCTCTGCACCATTCTTCTTTGCAATTCTTACAACAGCTGCAATAGGTAGGTCTGCCATGAGATTTCCACCATTGAAAGAGTGTGCTGGAATATACTTAATGCTTTCGGATATTCAGCCATTATAATACATCAATTCCCGTGTTCCTCGCTTCTACCGGGTCATTGACGGTGCCCGGGAAAGTATATGCGAAAATGTCAAAATAAGCCCTAATTAGCAATTAAAGATA
Protein-coding sequences here:
- a CDS encoding B12-binding domain-containing radical SAM protein, with product MAADVLFINPPDEKSKYKKYLNIRIPPLGILYIAAVLEEHGISIEVMDCAAEDTTFADIERRVAATEPFIVGITATTPLLEEAVKAAEAAKRGGAKTVVLGGPHATFMHQEILSGTDAVDIIIKGEGEYTFLELYQALRAESDLQTVSGLVFRSGGEITETDDRPYHLDLDGLPYPARHLIPKENYRIFDVNMPIATLICSRGCPMACSFCASSALHGKVIRKRSPQNVISEMKHIRETLGIPMFAFMDDTFTLVPGWVETFCRLLIEEDMDIEWGCTARADRIDANLIGLMKQAGCETLFIGVESGNQDILDRIRKGTRVDDIRAIFRAARMYGMRTIASVAIGLPGETKETVKKSIAFVKQLQASYALFSVATPYPGTEFYAAMKERGALPQNWTRFDLFQPIVETMNLTIDEIRDLQAGAYREFYLRPIYILKTLAKEGRPFFHAMRMLVSP
- a CDS encoding B3/B4 domain-containing protein — its product is MKQIQIHPDVLSRFPGIGVVEGVVTPLAITRINPDLERQKETIAGEIKARYTLDTVRDVSIFRAYRDFFWSVGVDPTKTRPASEALVRRILADKPLPTINTAVDAYNLASAETGIPLAAFDAATLQNGICMRFARNSEEFLGIGMKSPIILHENQVVLTDGEGSSPHYEMSRKPGSKEVSDEPIIAVYPFRDSDATKITTATTTIYLVACGIPGIAPEMVEQAYDLALGYLTRYAGAEDTRNTIPTRVKDQQ
- a CDS encoding histone family protein; the encoded protein is MADLPIAAVVRIAKKNGAERVGNDAAEALVAKAEAYIADLTRKANQYAVHAGRKTIKAEDIDLAA